The following proteins are co-located in the Acidobacteriota bacterium genome:
- a CDS encoding response regulator transcription factor — protein sequence MAILDVAMPRLRRERHRDAGAEDGRPDAEHACRRHVDSPFAASGRVRVSSEGLRYGGSHRGRRGKTNRQIAEALNIRPTTVETHRARILHELNLHSTTELVLWAVRHRVVG from the coding sequence GTGGCCATCCTCGACGTCGCGATGCCCCGGCTACGTCGCGAGCGCCATCGCGACGCAGGTGCCGAAGACGGCCGTCCTGATGCTGAACATGCATGCCGACGACACGTGGATTCGCCGTTCGCTGCAAGCGGGCGCGTGCGGGTATCTTCTGAAGGACTCCGATACGGGGGATCTCATCGGGGCCGTCGAGGCAAGACGAACCGGCAGATCGCCGAAGCGCTGAACATCCGCCCGACGACCGTCGAAACCCACCGGGCACGGATCCTTCACGAGCTGAACCTGCACAGCACGACCGAGCTCGTGCTCTGGGCCGTCCGACACCGCGTCGTCGGGTAG